ACAAGCTAACGTAAAAATCAAGCCTAGCAGGATGGTTCCATTTTGTCCTAAGAGCTGAATGGAAGCAGCGCTTAAAATATCCGTGCCATCTGCAAAGCTGCCGTTTGCCGCCATTCTTCCTCCGATAACTCCGAGACTGATGTAAACGAGCGATAGCAAGAAGCCTGCGATGATAGCCGCCTTCCATGTATACTTCGTCAATGCCTTTCTGTCAGAAATCCCCTTTTGCCGGATCGATGTTAGGATGACGATGCCGTAAGCGAGCGCTGCGAGGGCATCCATCGTGTTGTACCCTTCAATAAAGCCTTTGAATAAAGCACCGCTCTGATAGCCTTCCGCTGGCGTTTGCAGCGGTGCATCCAGCTTGGCGAATCCAATCGCACAAAGAACAACCATTGCTACGAGCAGTACCGGCGTAATCCACCGGCTTAAATATTTTTCCATTTTAGATGGATCTAAGCTGATGATGTAAACGAGAGCAAAGAAAACAAAAGTATATAAAAACAGCATCAATGACGGGTTCCAAGCCTCAGGCAGAAAAGGCTTCACACCCATTTCATAAGCGACGTTAGCATTTCTCGGGATGCCGAGAAATGGACCAATTGATAAATACACGCCAAACATGAATACGGCACTAAAAACGGGATGAACTCGGTTTGCGATAGCTGGAGCCCCGTCTTTTACAAGGGATACAGCTAACAGAACAGCGAACGGCAGGCCGACGCTCGTTACGATAAACCCTGCCATAGCAAGCCAGTAGGAAGTTCCCGACTGCGCCCCTAAGTGCGGCGGGAAAATCAAGTTCCCCGCTCCAAAAAACATCGAAAATAACATTAAGCCAATAAACAAAGTATCAAATTTTTTCATCGGGAATCTCTCCTTTTCTTGTTGTAATATCGTCTTTCGCTTTGTTGAATGGATGAGCTTAATCCGCAAGAAAACAAAAAACCCGCCCCTGTATGCAGGGACGAGTTTGCGCTCGCGTTACCACCCATCTTCCGCAAGTATTAAAAAAATACATGCGGCACTCTAGTCAACGTACAATCATACGTGCTCCTTGGTAACGGCGGATCACCCGTCAAAGCCTACTTCATTTCAGCTTTGCGTCTCGGAGATGATTTTCAGACAAGACCTGAACGTCGGCTCTCACCATACGCCGATTCTCTGGAGAACAGGCACCTTCTCTTACTCTTTCTCGTCACAGACTTTCATTTGCTATTGATTGATTAATAAATTAGCAAATAAAAAACACGTTGTCAATATTTTTAAATAATTTGCATTAAATTTTTTTTTGAGTCTTTTCCGTTTTTTCTATTTATGCCTATAGCAGGGATAATAGGAATGTAGAGATTGAACAAAAAAGCCGCAGGAAAACGCTGCAGCTTCATTATATTCGTTCAATTTTAGCGGATTTTCTCCAGTTGACATCCAGCTGCGTTACATCAACTCCGGATGTTTCTTTAATCTGTTTCACCGCGCTGTTAATAATCTGTTCGGCATTGCCGGCACTTTTTTCGGGGAGCGTGACCACCGTTTTGATCTCTATCCCTTTTACAAGAAATGTTACTTCTGCTTGCCGCTGATCCTCTTGAGGCAAGAGATAAATTTGTACCTTCTGTCCAATCTCTCTGCTGATCATTTCTTGATAAAGCAGAATTTTCTCTCGGATTGCTTGAGGGTGATGATTGTTGTACATAAGCAATTCAGGGTTAATATGAAAGTAGTCAGCTACTTGACTGACCTTTTGCCGGCTGACCCCTTCACGCATCCAGCGTTTGACCGTAACGTGAGACACCTGCAAATCCTTCGCCAGCTGCGACGCGCTTACATTTTCAAACATCATAAGAAGCTCCAAAAAACTCATAATAATCCCACTTTCCTACATTAATCCAATATTAGTAATTTTCTTGAGTAAATCTGCTCTATCTATGCTTAATATCGGACTTTCTTCATTTTTTTTCACCAACTAAGCCAACTTTTTATATTTAATTCATTGTAAATATTTTAAATCTTTTAAAAAGATCACAAAGAAGAAGGAATCAAAAGTTTTGTTGCCGAAATAGAGGAGGAAAGGGAGGAGAAATGAGGATGGAAAAACTTTCAACCACAGAACAAGTGCTTCTTGCCTATTATGTCCAATATTATGTAGAAAACACTGCCGAAGCTCTGGAGAGTTTACAGAACAGGCTGCGCCAAGGAATGGATTCTTCCGAATACGAACAAGCAATCAGCCTATTAGCCGAGGCGGGATTAGTCAATGGCACCAGCAAAGATGAGGATAAACGTTTCGAGCCAATGATCACAAATAAAGGGGTATTATTTATTGAAACCCTCTTGCAAATTCAGTCTTATGCCGTTGAAACCCGCAAACTGCTTTATGTGAAAAACAGTCTATTAACAAGTCATTTGCAATTAACAAATAACGTAATTTCCGACTATATTAAACAGGCAATTCAGCTGCAGGAGTCTTAAAAAAAGCGCTCCTTTTTGCCGTTTAAAGAGCTTGTTATAAAGCTCTTTAAATGGCGGCATTTGTTTAGATTAGACGCATTTGGATCCATCGTGATCATGCGGCTGCATCCGGTTTCTTAGTGCAGCTCCAACCGCAGCGGAGATTTCGCTGTCTGCTCCACTCTTGAAGCGGAAACCTTGCGGCATTTTATAGACAGGATAAAAATACATAGAGGTGCATAGAAATTGACAAAGGAACATTGGAATCAGCGGTTTGGTGAAGAAGAGTACGCATATGGGAAAGAGCCGAATGCCTTCATTCAGGAAATGGCTCCGCAGCTGCCGGCCGGTAACATGCTGGCAATCGCGGAAGGAGAAGGAAGAAATGCCGTATTTCTCGCTTCACTTGGCCACCAAGTTACAGTGTGGGATTATGCAACGGAAGGCTTGAAGAAAACAAAGCAATTAGCAGGAGAAAAAGGAGTTCAAGTGAAAACGGTCTGCCTTGATTTAAACGAAGCTCCCTGGAAGGAACAATCCTGGGATCATATTATATGTGTGTTTGGTCACTTTGAAACAGACTTGCGCCTTCATACCTTAAAAGCAATTGAAAAGGCTGTGAAGGCAGGCGGGAGCTTTCTTTGCGAAGTCTATTCCGCCGATCAGCTTCACTACCAGACCGGCGGACCGCGCGATATCCAGATGCTTTATCGTCCAGAAGAGCTGTTAAACACCTTTGCAGACTGGCATATCTTGCACTTCTTTATGGGCGAGGTTGAGCGCCAAGAAGGCCGGCTTCATCAAGGAGTCTCACATGTAATTCAATTTTATGGAACGAAAAGAGGGTGAATTCCATGGCTGTGCATCATTTTCATTTGCATGCTGATTGGCCCGGCTCCCGCAATGGCGTTGGCCGAATCACTGCCGGGAGCTTAACGACAGAGGTGTCGATTCCTCCGGAAATGAACGGTCCCGGAATCGGCACCAACCCTGATGAAATGCTGCTTGGTGCCTCGGCCACTTGCTATATCATTACTCTCGCCGCCATGCTGGAAAAAAGCAAATTAAAGAAAGAGCGGCTGTCAATGAATTCAGAGGGCGTCGTAGAGGTGGCACAGGGCATTATAACTTATCAAAAGATTATTCATCGTCCGCAAATTGTCTTGCCGGCCAGCGCCTCCGACCGGGACATCGCCCTTGCTAAAAAACTGGCTGTCAAAGCGGAAGCATCTTGCATGATCAGCCGCGCTTTGCAAGGCAATGTCGACATTCAGTTGCAGGCCGCCGTCAAAAGAGGAAGCTGACCCTCATCCAGCTGTCATGCGCTCTATTCTTTCCTCAGAGATGAACCGGCGGGCATCTCCCGATATGAATCCCCAACAGCAAGTTACATTTACAAACTTCTTCCAGCGAGGCGAAGCCGGCTTCGGCTCGTTTGTCTTCTTAAAAGTCATTTTCCATTATCCCCCTTCAAATGGAAAAATTCTCGTTACAGCCGATTACAAATCTTTTTTTATTCTCCCTATTGTATATATAATCATATTGTTGCATAATTATCATACCGTTTATCCATACTTCTTTAACAAATTATATAATAAGGGGAATCGTCATGGAAATTACGAATGCCACAACAGGTGATGTCCAGAGTATTTATCAATTAATTCAGATGTACGCGAAAAAAGAGATTGTCTTGCCGCGTTCTATCTTATCGCTTTATCAGCATATACAAAGTTTATACGTAATGAAAGAAGAAGATCAGTTGCTAGGGGTGGCCGGTCTGCACGTCTTGGGAGAGGATTTAGGCGAGGTGCGTTCATTAGTCGTTGCTCCCGGACATGAAGGGAAAGGCATCGGCCGGCAATTAGTCGAGCATGTGATCAATGAGGCGGCCAGACTTGGAGTGAACCGTGTGATTTCTTTGACGTATGAAACAGCCTTTTTTGAAAAATGCGGATTTGCCGTGATCAGCAAAGAAGAACTTCCCGAAAAAACATGGATTGACTGCATGAACTGCCCGAAGCTGGAGTGCTGTGATGAAATTGCTATGATCCGGTACATTGGATAAGATGCCCCCTCCAAACAGCTCCGTCCATCCCCCCGCTGATGGACGAAGCTGCTAAAAAAACCTTCAAATGAGCACGTTTTGCTTGTCAATGATTGACTGCCAAAAACTCAATGTTTACGGGCAGAGTTTCTTCGTTTCCGAACGCACTTTGGCATTTTTCAGGCTAAGCGGCCAAAAATACGGCCGAAAGCCATCAAAGAGCAAGGCCGTCCCTACTCTTGAGAAATTCTGGCCTTGACCATTTTAGTTAATTGTTCTGCATTGGAACTGATTTCTTCGACTGTGGCTGATATTTGTTCAATGGCCGCTGCCTGTGTTTCAGAAATGTGATTGATTTGCTCAAATGATTGCGTCAGATCCTTGATCATTGATTGGATTTTCATGGTGATGCCATCCACTTGGCCCACATTTTCTTTCGAGGAATTGGCCAGCTTGCGAATTTCATCGGCAACAACGGAAAAACCGCGCCCCGCTTCTCCCGCGCGTGCCGCCTCAATCGCTGCGTTAAGCCCCAGCATATTGCTTTGCTCGGAGATTCCTCTAACCGAAGCAGAAATTTCAACAATTTCTTTAGCCCCTTCTTCTACTTCTCTCACCTTCGAAACGCTTTCAGTGACGCGGTCAGCTAGATGGTTGATGGAATCAGCTACTTCATTGATCGTGGCAGACGTTTGTTCGACGATCGCCGACAAGCTTTCCGACACTTCATAGATTTGGTTGATGTTTTCTAAGCTCGTTCCAATACCCACGCCGCCAATAACGTTATGATTTTCGTCAAACAAAGGAATGCCTTTGGCTACAAGAGGAAAACCAAAGACTTCCTTCGGCAGAAAATCCGCCTTCGGCTGCCCATCTCTGATGGCCAATGTTACAACATCTTCATCCTTAAGCGGATCGCCCGGCTTCGCATTTAAAGAGAAGGTTTTGGCCGGAACATGAAGGAGCATTTTCTCCGTATCAAAAACCCCTATGGTTACATCATCTTGAAGCAGGTCGTTTAACAAAGGAGCAACAGTCAGAAATGATTGAATTAACGGGTGATGCTGCACATCCACAGTATTCATATCTTTTATTCCTTTCTCTTTTGTAGATTAATATGGAAATGAACGTTGAGAATAGTTTACCGATATCCATTTCATCGTTGTAAATTCTGCTAAACCCCATTCACCGTTTAATCGGCCGATACCGGAGGATTTCTCGCCTCCGAAAGCGACAATCGGCTCATCATTGATCGTAATATCGTTGACATGAATCATGCCGGTTTCCACTTGCTGTGCCAGCTGAATGCCCCTGTCCACGCTTTTCGTGTGAACGGCTCCGCTTAAACCGTAATCCGTTTGATTGGCCAGTTCAATGGCTTCCTCATCCGTATCAAACG
The Bacillus xiapuensis DNA segment above includes these coding regions:
- the brnQ gene encoding branched-chain amino acid transport system II carrier protein translates to MKKFDTLFIGLMLFSMFFGAGNLIFPPHLGAQSGTSYWLAMAGFIVTSVGLPFAVLLAVSLVKDGAPAIANRVHPVFSAVFMFGVYLSIGPFLGIPRNANVAYEMGVKPFLPEAWNPSLMLFLYTFVFFALVYIISLDPSKMEKYLSRWITPVLLVAMVVLCAIGFAKLDAPLQTPAEGYQSGALFKGFIEGYNTMDALAALAYGIVILTSIRQKGISDRKALTKYTWKAAIIAGFLLSLVYISLGVIGGRMAANGSFADGTDILSAASIQLLGQNGTILLGLIFTLACFTTVVGLTTSCSQYFAKLFPKAGYKTQVFVLTLVGFTLANMGLAQILKVSVPFLVTAYPLTIVLIALTFFHRYFKHAKKVYGCTVLCTGVFAVLGGLHTAGVHLGPLQTVREHLPLSAYGLEWAVPALAGAALGLLWSQFDKKLVPEQKLDATS
- a CDS encoding class I SAM-dependent methyltransferase; amino-acid sequence: MTKEHWNQRFGEEEYAYGKEPNAFIQEMAPQLPAGNMLAIAEGEGRNAVFLASLGHQVTVWDYATEGLKKTKQLAGEKGVQVKTVCLDLNEAPWKEQSWDHIICVFGHFETDLRLHTLKAIEKAVKAGGSFLCEVYSADQLHYQTGGPRDIQMLYRPEELLNTFADWHILHFFMGEVERQEGRLHQGVSHVIQFYGTKRG
- a CDS encoding OsmC family protein, whose protein sequence is MAVHHFHLHADWPGSRNGVGRITAGSLTTEVSIPPEMNGPGIGTNPDEMLLGASATCYIITLAAMLEKSKLKKERLSMNSEGVVEVAQGIITYQKIIHRPQIVLPASASDRDIALAKKLAVKAEASCMISRALQGNVDIQLQAAVKRGS
- a CDS encoding N-acetyltransferase, encoding MEITNATTGDVQSIYQLIQMYAKKEIVLPRSILSLYQHIQSLYVMKEEDQLLGVAGLHVLGEDLGEVRSLVVAPGHEGKGIGRQLVEHVINEAARLGVNRVISLTYETAFFEKCGFAVISKEELPEKTWIDCMNCPKLECCDEIAMIRYIG
- a CDS encoding methyl-accepting chemotaxis protein, whose translation is MNTVDVQHHPLIQSFLTVAPLLNDLLQDDVTIGVFDTEKMLLHVPAKTFSLNAKPGDPLKDEDVVTLAIRDGQPKADFLPKEVFGFPLVAKGIPLFDENHNVIGGVGIGTSLENINQIYEVSESLSAIVEQTSATINEVADSINHLADRVTESVSKVREVEEGAKEIVEISASVRGISEQSNMLGLNAAIEAARAGEAGRGFSVVADEIRKLANSSKENVGQVDGITMKIQSMIKDLTQSFEQINHISETQAAAIEQISATVEEISSNAEQLTKMVKARISQE